One genomic region from Microcystis panniformis FACHB-1757 encodes:
- a CDS encoding type I polyketide synthase, translating to MSAQSSTSSLTALQKTPIAIIGMSALFAKAKNLQEYWENILGKVNGITEVPESAWNLEDYYDPDPKAPDKTYGKWGGFLPKIDFDPLEFGLPPDTLEALDSAHLLGLVMAKQALEDAGYNQGKEFNRETTGVILGGSGLWKSITPLTSRLQYPLWKKICQKSGLSQEQTDKIIENMKAAYVPWQENSFPGMLPNVVAGRITNRFDLGGTNCVVDAACASSLSALKMAISELIEGRCDMMLTGGFDTDNSILNYMCFSKTPAFSKKDCLNPFDATSDGMMVGEGLGMLVIKRLEDAERDGDRIYAVIKGIGTASDGRFKSIYAPRPEGQVRSLRRAYQEAGFSPATLGLVEAHGTGTPAGDFCEFTALNEVFSENNPEKQTIALGSVKSQIGHTKAAAGAASLIKTTLALHHKILPATINITEPNPKFKIEDSPFYLNTETRPWLPKGETPRRAGVSSFGFGGTDYHVVLEEYTPKLPQGENRIHHRPQSILLWGQNPEELRQTCQKALEQLQSLQGSQVYIELQNQSKSAQLPLKVARVGFVATSLAEAIKLLQAAVKQLQKQPQAEAWEHPQGIYYRKTGLLLEGKVVALFPGQGSQYLNMGREIALNLPEIQTAYQKLDILRAKAGLTPLSAGVFPIPTFNEVDEKRQTSLLQRTENAQPAIGAFSVGLYKTLQKTGFKPNFVAGHSFGELTALWAAGVFTDDDYYYLIQARGQAMAAPKGATPQGAMLAVTGKVSQIAQWVEGMANVQIANYNAPEQVVLSGLASEIATIEKILSSQGYQVTPLPVSAAFHTSLVRHASQPFGKALDQVTFHAPQLPVYANVTAAPYPKDLSGMRQLLEAQLLNSVQFVQQIENIYAQGGYCFVEIGPRQILTNLVKQILGDRPHLAIALNPSRQKDSDVQLSQGVMQLRVLGLPLNDPENAALTVKNSSSKRKGMILKLNATNYISDKTKALIGAALQPDSPAEIEPSVDSQTVESKCEEVKGSENEEILASIPSVNPYPSDSQPLSEEIPTLNLSIVSQDQTVTMTMNNAISNNINPILQAFYQYQQSLAKVHEEYIKHQSQSFQSVLQLLKQKEMTVVAQIDELSTPAASSENSKFDRPNSEVSSVSFPDPTPFKSEPQPLRTPEPQPLNTAPQPLPTPEPEPVHISPIVNYLEPRQPIAAISIPEPVSEVSEPSLDSIQDDALSQALLEVVSEKTGYPTEMLELEMDLEADLGIDSIKRVEIMGSLQEAFSGLPKLSPEALAEKRTLAHIVQYLREKMMVTEKKIA from the coding sequence ATGTCTGCTCAATCCTCAACCTCTAGCCTAACTGCTTTACAAAAAACACCGATCGCTATTATTGGAATGTCGGCCTTATTTGCTAAAGCCAAAAATTTACAGGAATATTGGGAAAATATTCTCGGTAAAGTGAATGGAATCACTGAAGTGCCAGAAAGCGCCTGGAATTTAGAAGATTACTATGATCCAGACCCGAAAGCACCAGATAAGACCTATGGTAAATGGGGGGGCTTTTTGCCAAAAATTGATTTTGACCCCTTAGAATTTGGTCTGCCACCTGATACGTTAGAAGCTTTAGATTCGGCTCATTTACTTGGTTTAGTGATGGCTAAACAAGCTTTAGAAGATGCGGGTTATAACCAAGGAAAAGAGTTTAATCGAGAAACAACAGGGGTTATTTTAGGAGGAAGCGGCCTCTGGAAAAGCATTACTCCCTTAACCAGTCGTCTGCAATATCCTCTCTGGAAGAAAATCTGCCAAAAAAGTGGTTTATCTCAAGAACAAACCGACAAAATTATCGAAAACATGAAGGCAGCCTATGTGCCTTGGCAGGAAAATTCTTTCCCCGGTATGTTACCAAACGTCGTAGCGGGTCGTATTACTAATCGCTTTGATTTAGGAGGAACTAATTGTGTGGTGGATGCAGCCTGTGCGAGTTCCTTAAGTGCTTTAAAAATGGCGATCAGTGAATTAATCGAAGGCCGTTGTGACATGATGCTTACAGGGGGCTTTGACACGGATAATTCCATCCTTAACTATATGTGTTTTAGCAAAACTCCAGCTTTTTCTAAGAAAGATTGTCTCAATCCCTTTGATGCTACCTCCGATGGCATGATGGTAGGGGAAGGATTGGGAATGCTGGTGATTAAACGGCTTGAGGATGCAGAACGAGACGGAGATCGCATCTATGCAGTGATTAAAGGCATCGGGACTGCTAGTGATGGTCGTTTTAAAAGTATCTATGCACCGCGTCCTGAAGGTCAAGTTAGATCCTTACGGCGCGCCTATCAAGAGGCGGGATTTTCTCCCGCTACCTTGGGGTTAGTTGAAGCCCATGGTACTGGAACACCAGCAGGAGATTTTTGTGAATTTACAGCCCTGAATGAGGTTTTTAGCGAAAATAACCCAGAAAAGCAAACGATTGCTCTGGGTAGTGTCAAATCTCAAATTGGTCATACCAAGGCGGCGGCGGGTGCTGCAAGTTTAATTAAAACGACTTTGGCCTTACATCATAAAATTCTTCCTGCTACCATTAATATTACCGAACCCAACCCTAAATTTAAGATTGAAGACTCGCCTTTTTATCTCAACACTGAAACCCGTCCTTGGTTGCCCAAAGGAGAGACACCGAGACGAGCCGGGGTTAGTTCCTTTGGCTTTGGGGGAACTGATTATCATGTGGTGTTAGAAGAATATACGCCCAAATTACCCCAAGGAGAAAATCGAATTCATCATCGTCCCCAATCAATTTTACTCTGGGGTCAAAATCCCGAAGAATTAAGACAAACTTGTCAAAAAGCTCTAGAACAGTTGCAATCTCTTCAAGGGTCACAAGTTTATATTGAACTACAAAATCAAAGCAAATCGGCTCAACTTCCCTTAAAGGTTGCTAGAGTGGGCTTTGTTGCGACTTCCTTGGCTGAAGCTATTAAATTACTGCAAGCAGCCGTTAAACAGTTGCAAAAACAGCCTCAAGCAGAGGCATGGGAACATCCCCAAGGTATTTATTACCGTAAGACGGGGTTATTACTGGAGGGAAAAGTCGTAGCATTGTTCCCCGGCCAAGGTTCTCAATACCTGAATATGGGTCGAGAAATTGCCCTAAATTTGCCAGAAATCCAAACCGCTTATCAAAAATTGGACATATTGAGAGCTAAAGCGGGTTTAACGCCCCTTTCAGCAGGAGTATTTCCGATTCCTACCTTTAACGAGGTGGACGAAAAACGGCAAACCTCTTTACTGCAACGGACGGAAAATGCTCAACCTGCGATCGGGGCTTTCAGTGTAGGACTGTATAAAACGTTGCAAAAGACGGGATTTAAGCCAAATTTTGTGGCCGGTCACAGTTTTGGGGAATTAACCGCACTCTGGGCCGCAGGCGTTTTCACCGACGACGATTATTATTACTTGATCCAAGCTAGAGGCCAGGCCATGGCCGCACCGAAAGGAGCCACCCCTCAAGGGGCGATGTTAGCGGTGACGGGGAAAGTATCTCAGATAGCGCAATGGGTTGAAGGAATGGCCAATGTGCAGATTGCTAACTATAATGCACCTGAACAGGTGGTATTATCGGGATTAGCCTCAGAAATTGCCACTATTGAGAAGATTTTAAGCTCTCAAGGCTATCAGGTTACGCCTTTACCCGTGTCTGCTGCTTTTCATACTTCTCTAGTACGTCATGCTAGTCAACCCTTTGGGAAAGCGTTGGATCAAGTGACGTTTCATGCGCCCCAACTTCCGGTTTACGCTAATGTGACGGCAGCCCCTTATCCCAAAGATTTATCGGGGATGCGTCAGCTTTTAGAAGCTCAGTTGTTGAATTCGGTTCAGTTTGTCCAACAAATTGAAAATATTTATGCTCAAGGCGGATATTGCTTTGTGGAAATTGGACCGCGCCAAATTCTGACTAACTTAGTTAAACAGATCTTAGGCGATCGCCCTCATCTGGCCATTGCGCTCAACCCCAGTCGGCAAAAGGACAGTGATGTTCAACTGTCACAAGGAGTAATGCAGCTTCGAGTTTTAGGTTTACCGTTAAACGATCCGGAAAATGCAGCTTTGACGGTGAAGAATTCCTCAAGCAAACGCAAAGGTATGATCCTGAAGCTGAATGCAACCAACTACATCAGCGATAAAACCAAAGCTTTGATCGGAGCTGCATTACAACCTGATTCACCTGCGGAAATAGAACCGTCAGTTGATTCCCAAACGGTTGAATCTAAGTGTGAGGAAGTGAAAGGGTCGGAAAACGAGGAAATTTTAGCCTCTATTCCTTCCGTCAACCCTTATCCTTCTGATTCTCAGCCTCTTTCAGAGGAAATTCCAACACTCAATTTATCTATTGTTTCTCAAGATCAAACTGTAACCATGACTATGAACAACGCTATTTCTAACAACATCAACCCTATTTTACAAGCATTCTACCAATATCAACAGAGTCTTGCCAAGGTTCACGAAGAGTACATTAAACATCAATCCCAGAGTTTTCAATCAGTGTTGCAGTTATTAAAACAAAAAGAGATGACAGTAGTTGCTCAAATTGACGAACTCTCTACTCCTGCTGCTTCTTCGGAGAATTCAAAATTTGATCGGCCAAATTCAGAGGTTTCCTCTGTTAGTTTTCCTGATCCTACCCCTTTTAAGTCTGAACCTCAGCCCTTACGGACTCCAGAACCTCAACCTTTAAACACTGCACCTCAACCCTTACCGACTCCCGAACCTGAACCTGTTCACATTTCCCCCATTGTCAACTACTTAGAACCTCGTCAACCCATTGCAGCCATCTCTATACCTGAACCTGTGTCAGAAGTGAGCGAACCTTCTTTAGACTCCATTCAAGATGATGCACTAAGTCAAGCCTTATTAGAGGTTGTCAGTGAAAAAACAGGCTATCCTACGGAAATGTTGGAATTAGAAATGGATTTAGAGGCAGATTTAGGCATTGACTCGATCAAACGGGTAGAAATCATGGGAAGTCTGCAAGAAGCTTTCTCTGGGTTGCCCAAACTTAGCCCTGAAGCGTTAGCAGAAAAACGTACCCTAGCCCACATTGTTCAGTACTTGAGGGAGAAAATGATGGTGACAGAAAAAAAAATAGCTTAG
- a CDS encoding SDR family NAD(P)-dependent oxidoreductase: MINDTQLNSSSVVIVSGGGRGITAQCVIYLAQQYHCKFILLGRSQILDPEPEWSLSCQDESELKRQIMQHLATQNEKPTPKKVQALYQQLCQSREIKQTLSEIEKVGGKAEYCSVNVTDSQQVKATLRPIIQRWGEITGIIHGAGTLADKLIENKTEQDFDKVYSVKIDGLNSLLGSLEVNRLKFIALFSSFVSFYGNIGQSDYSLANEILNKYAYLLQQKYPKCHVVSIGWGPWDGGMVTPQLKQLFEQQNIKVIPQQTGAQMLAEELTKTQAKTPQIIVMSNPISPSPKLVTPQKHSYRLYRRLTLRGNPFVYDHVIGGNAVLPAMCALAWITNSCEQLYQGYRFLSCHNYQVLKGVVFDKSLANLYCLDLTEVDKTEDEIKFEALIWSETAKGIPLYHYRGIINITKQVIAERKLEESIQTVTESFLNLQPYQAGVLFHQPRFQGIKKILEINKNELVFNCYLPRISAQDQGQFSVQSFNSYTADLLFQCLLVWVRKHYNSGSLPLKLNELEQFSSLPFNQEFWIKLSINEHSDTKVIANALAYNSQGKIYLEANNMEVTLSSCLNVLFLNNTVNSSNTVCL, encoded by the coding sequence ATGATTAATGATACTCAACTTAATTCATCTTCGGTGGTTATTGTCAGTGGTGGTGGCCGAGGAATTACGGCTCAATGCGTTATCTATTTGGCGCAACAATATCATTGTAAATTTATTTTATTAGGTCGTTCGCAAATTTTAGATCCTGAACCTGAATGGAGTCTTTCTTGTCAAGATGAATCTGAGTTAAAGAGGCAAATTATGCAACATTTAGCAACTCAAAATGAAAAACCAACTCCGAAAAAAGTTCAAGCACTGTATCAACAACTCTGTCAAAGTCGGGAAATTAAGCAAACCTTATCAGAGATTGAAAAAGTAGGAGGAAAAGCCGAGTATTGCAGTGTTAATGTTACCGATTCACAGCAAGTAAAAGCAACTTTAAGACCGATTATTCAACGTTGGGGAGAGATTACGGGCATTATTCATGGTGCGGGAACGTTAGCAGATAAATTAATTGAAAACAAAACTGAACAGGATTTCGATAAGGTTTATAGTGTCAAAATTGATGGGTTAAATAGTTTATTAGGTTCCCTAGAAGTTAACCGATTAAAATTTATTGCCTTATTTTCTTCTTTTGTTTCATTTTATGGCAATATCGGTCAATCTGACTATTCTTTAGCTAACGAAATTTTGAACAAGTATGCTTATTTACTTCAACAAAAATATCCTAAATGTCATGTGGTTTCTATTGGGTGGGGTCCTTGGGATGGGGGAATGGTGACACCACAGCTTAAACAGTTGTTTGAGCAGCAAAATATTAAGGTTATTCCTCAACAAACAGGGGCGCAAATGTTAGCAGAAGAATTAACCAAAACTCAAGCTAAAACCCCTCAAATTATTGTGATGAGTAACCCTATTTCTCCTTCTCCTAAACTGGTTACACCGCAAAAGCATAGTTACCGTTTATATCGTCGGTTGACGTTACGAGGAAACCCTTTCGTTTATGATCATGTCATCGGGGGAAATGCAGTTTTACCCGCGATGTGTGCCTTAGCATGGATCACTAATAGTTGCGAACAACTTTATCAAGGATATCGTTTTTTAAGTTGTCATAACTATCAGGTGCTTAAAGGAGTTGTCTTTGATAAAAGTTTAGCTAATTTGTATTGTTTGGATCTGACTGAAGTTGATAAAACAGAAGATGAAATTAAATTTGAAGCCTTAATTTGGAGTGAAACCGCTAAAGGAATTCCCCTTTATCATTATCGGGGGATTATTAATATTACTAAACAAGTAATAGCTGAGAGAAAACTTGAGGAAAGTATTCAGACTGTTACGGAATCTTTCCTTAATTTACAACCCTATCAAGCAGGAGTTCTTTTTCATCAGCCCAGATTTCAAGGAATTAAGAAAATCTTAGAAATTAATAAAAACGAACTTGTTTTTAACTGTTACTTACCTCGAATTTCTGCACAAGATCAAGGACAGTTTAGTGTTCAATCCTTTAATTCTTATACGGCTGATCTCTTGTTTCAATGTCTTTTAGTTTGGGTCAGAAAACACTACAATTCTGGTAGTTTACCCCTAAAACTAAATGAGCTTGAGCAGTTTAGTTCCCTCCCTTTTAATCAAGAATTTTGGATCAAATTATCCATTAATGAACATAGTGATACTAAGGTAATTGCTAATGCACTTGCTTATAATTCTCAAGGGAAAATTTATTTAGAAGCAAATAATATGGAGGTTACTTTGAGTTCTTGTCTTAATGTTTTGTTTCTTAACAATACGGTGAATTCATCGAATACTGTTTGCTTGTAA
- a CDS encoding 3-hydroxyacyl-[acyl-carrier-protein] dehydratase FabA: MKPSKLAIAGLSGFFNQLLTSQQLSALIYQGNSLDYSNKPISDHSWSILSKMSDQGLKDCTCKIGKKVALITANNISNNQETELKNISYQLERLWNCSIVPFQLTQGSDSLLKSLELAQILLTAKEVDTVIISALNRNCESIIGGALILKDYETIPNNNNTLFYGIIDSFSKIVNPLSSPSVAIKQSCQQAFKNAKIHPSNIGYLAVSSREIDQGLLEAYYANHNNLTCAVGTVQENNNNLGITEDLISLIKTALCLKNRYLPASAQLLTSNLTQEWQNSSFYLPDVSLPWFLEKGQEKRYAALNLVNQNNTYSHLILSEATPQSTPNNGYLPYAPFYLFPLAGNDSSSLQSQLDNLTHSIENSFSLPHLAKENFIQFQQNSQSPYVVAIVGNNKEALQKEIKQAKKGIDKAFHTGKPWKSPQGSYFTPKRLGKVGKVAFVYPGAFNSYLGMGRNLFQLFPKLWERAESLISDPATFFQANSLYPRRQSPLSKQDLETLETQFIANPLSLLETGTGFAVLFTEIMQKYFKIKPDAAFGYSMGESTMMYSLGVWPNADQGSRFVHSSPLFKTRLMGAKQAVAESWGQPIDENSWSSYVLMATAEAVQECLKTESKVYLTHINTPQEVAIAGDSQGCLRVIEKLQCDRFRSPSDMVLHCEVMQSEYNEFLKLNTVTIGTPPDTIFYSSSHYDSLALEQEKIGEHLSQGMCQMLDFPRLIERTYQDGVKIFLELGSGGSCSRWISETLGQKEHLALCINRRGADDLATIIKMLAQLVSHGVELDLSPLYLTDEAETLEAIFKTVLTTAPKANIEPQTDQQNSIIRENTASQKVAALVASSTQTLSQVPTISTVDHLRTSVISSHPKTVRPCLFDQPEILEFIEGKVSKVFGQEYEPIDHYTQRVRMPSPPFLFVSRVTQLEGKLGDYKSGFIETEYDVPEDAWYAVDGQLTVGICKEAGHGLLMLLSYIGTDFENQGKRSFRLLDLSATFLFEQPENVKLLRCRVKITSSVKTDDSLLIFFQGEVLIGDQVWMKLHDGCAGLFSDEELEKGQGIVLKEAEEKERNLIKRQQFTPLLTCSKSFFKKEELLNLSQGNIEACLGKNYQQNGLNSSLRLPPEKLLMLEKVMMVNPQGGIAGLGLAVGAKQITPEDWYYSCHFKNDPTLPGNLMIEGSIQLVQFYCLWLGLQTHRKDARFQVIPNQTQAARFRGQVTPQHGTLMYQMEVLEIGLSPQPYLLANVDVIFGGKTIATIKNIGVQLVEKTDTIPSIFPPIESGTFPHISQLSKQSSVLFNENQLKTFAKGSVAACLGSEFDIYENRQSVRLPNGEFQLVSRVLDIEGKRHELQKPSEIITEFDVKENAWFYKHNAYPTLPYCTYIEIAGQPCIFLGVYMGATLLFPEDDLHFRNLDGQGTILKEIDLRNKTITDKVRLLSTTAIQGAIIQKFEFELSCEGEPFYRGNMVFGDFSTAVLANQVGLDGGKRLKPWYQLNNLSDLTLQEINLQDSLTHQNFYSVNPEKPHYRLSQNYLDFIEKVFLIEDGGKYQKGYIYASQSITPEDWYFPFHFYQDSVMPGALGVESILQAMQTYALQLDLGKSFKNPRFGQAINHQITWKYRGQITPENRLMSLEVHISDIRVEDDVITIIGDASLWKEDLRIYEIKDIALCLLDSEE; the protein is encoded by the coding sequence ATGAAACCTTCCAAATTAGCGATCGCTGGACTAAGTGGCTTCTTTAATCAACTGTTAACCAGTCAACAACTATCAGCTTTAATTTATCAAGGAAACTCCCTTGATTATTCTAACAAACCGATTAGTGATCATTCTTGGTCTATCTTATCAAAGATGTCTGATCAAGGGTTAAAAGATTGTACTTGTAAGATAGGAAAAAAAGTCGCTTTAATTACTGCTAATAATATTAGCAACAATCAAGAAACTGAGCTTAAAAATATTAGTTATCAATTGGAAAGATTATGGAATTGTTCCATTGTTCCCTTTCAATTAACCCAAGGATCTGATTCTTTATTAAAGTCTCTCGAATTAGCCCAAATTCTCTTAACCGCCAAAGAAGTTGATACAGTTATTATTAGTGCGCTTAATAGGAATTGTGAGTCTATTATTGGCGGAGCTTTAATCCTCAAAGATTATGAAACAATCCCCAACAACAATAATACGCTTTTTTACGGGATTATTGATAGCTTTAGTAAAATAGTTAACCCCTTATCTTCTCCATCAGTTGCGATTAAACAAAGTTGTCAGCAAGCATTTAAAAATGCTAAGATTCACCCCTCAAATATTGGTTATTTAGCTGTTTCCTCAAGAGAGATAGATCAAGGGTTATTAGAAGCTTATTATGCTAATCATAATAACCTAACTTGTGCAGTTGGAACAGTCCAAGAGAATAATAATAACTTAGGGATAACTGAAGATTTAATTAGCTTAATTAAAACAGCACTTTGCTTAAAAAATCGTTATCTTCCTGCTTCCGCTCAACTGTTAACTTCTAATCTTACTCAAGAATGGCAAAATAGTTCTTTTTATCTACCTGATGTATCACTTCCTTGGTTTCTTGAAAAAGGACAAGAAAAACGCTATGCTGCGCTTAATTTAGTCAATCAAAATAATACTTATAGTCATTTAATTTTATCGGAAGCAACTCCTCAAAGTACACCCAATAATGGCTATTTACCCTATGCACCATTTTATCTATTTCCCCTCGCTGGAAATGATAGTTCATCTTTACAAAGTCAGCTTGATAACTTAACCCATAGTATTGAAAACAGTTTCTCCTTACCCCATCTTGCCAAAGAGAATTTTATTCAGTTTCAACAGAATTCTCAGTCTCCTTATGTTGTAGCAATTGTTGGGAATAACAAAGAAGCTTTGCAAAAGGAAATTAAACAGGCTAAAAAAGGAATTGATAAAGCCTTTCATACAGGAAAGCCGTGGAAAAGTCCCCAAGGAAGTTATTTTACCCCTAAACGGTTAGGAAAAGTGGGTAAAGTCGCTTTTGTTTATCCTGGTGCGTTTAACTCCTATTTAGGAATGGGAAGAAATCTTTTTCAATTATTCCCTAAATTATGGGAGAGAGCAGAGAGTTTAATTAGTGATCCTGCTACCTTTTTTCAAGCAAACTCTCTTTATCCTCGCCGTCAATCTCCCCTTTCTAAACAAGACTTAGAAACCCTAGAAACTCAATTCATTGCTAACCCTTTATCTCTCTTAGAAACGGGAACGGGTTTTGCGGTTTTATTCACCGAAATTATGCAGAAATATTTTAAAATTAAACCTGATGCTGCCTTCGGTTATAGCATGGGAGAAAGTACCATGATGTATTCATTAGGAGTCTGGCCAAATGCGGATCAAGGAAGTCGATTTGTTCATTCTTCTCCCCTATTTAAAACCCGTTTAATGGGAGCTAAACAAGCCGTTGCAGAATCTTGGGGTCAACCGATAGATGAAAATTCATGGAGTAGTTATGTTTTAATGGCTACAGCTGAAGCAGTTCAAGAATGTTTAAAAACAGAAAGTAAGGTTTATTTAACCCATATTAATACCCCTCAAGAAGTTGCGATCGCAGGAGATTCTCAAGGTTGTTTACGGGTGATTGAAAAATTACAATGTGATCGGTTTCGTTCGCCTTCTGATATGGTTTTACATTGTGAAGTTATGCAATCAGAATACAATGAGTTTCTTAAGCTAAATACGGTGACAATAGGAACACCACCTGATACTATTTTTTATTCCTCTTCTCATTATGATTCTCTGGCCTTAGAACAAGAGAAAATTGGTGAGCATTTAAGTCAAGGAATGTGTCAAATGTTAGATTTTCCTCGCTTAATTGAACGCACTTATCAAGACGGGGTGAAAATTTTTCTAGAATTAGGATCAGGAGGAAGTTGTTCTCGTTGGATATCGGAAACTCTTGGTCAAAAAGAGCATCTTGCATTGTGTATTAATCGTCGAGGTGCTGATGATTTAGCGACCATTATTAAGATGTTAGCACAATTAGTCAGTCATGGGGTAGAACTAGACTTATCCCCTCTTTATTTAACAGATGAAGCAGAAACCTTAGAGGCGATTTTTAAGACAGTGTTAACCACAGCACCCAAAGCTAATATTGAACCCCAAACCGATCAACAAAATTCAATTATTCGAGAAAATACTGCTTCTCAAAAAGTCGCTGCTTTAGTCGCTTCTTCTACTCAAACTCTTTCACAAGTTCCAACCATTTCTACAGTTGATCATTTAAGAACAAGCGTTATTTCTTCTCATCCTAAAACCGTTAGACCTTGTTTATTTGATCAACCTGAGATCCTCGAATTTATTGAAGGTAAAGTCTCTAAGGTTTTTGGTCAAGAATATGAACCCATTGATCATTATACCCAACGAGTCAGAATGCCGTCTCCTCCCTTTTTGTTCGTCAGTCGGGTGACTCAATTAGAAGGAAAATTAGGTGATTATAAATCAGGTTTCATCGAAACAGAATATGATGTACCAGAAGATGCTTGGTATGCAGTAGATGGTCAATTAACGGTAGGAATTTGTAAAGAAGCCGGCCACGGACTCCTGATGCTATTAAGTTATATCGGGACAGATTTTGAAAATCAAGGAAAACGCTCTTTCCGTTTATTAGATTTATCTGCAACCTTCTTATTTGAACAACCTGAAAATGTTAAGTTGTTACGGTGTCGAGTTAAGATCACCTCTTCGGTTAAAACTGATGATAGCTTATTAATTTTCTTCCAAGGAGAGGTGTTAATTGGGGATCAAGTTTGGATGAAACTTCATGACGGTTGTGCTGGACTCTTTTCTGATGAAGAATTAGAAAAAGGACAGGGAATTGTGCTAAAAGAGGCTGAAGAAAAAGAAAGAAACTTGATTAAAAGACAACAGTTTACTCCTCTTTTAACTTGTTCTAAGTCATTCTTTAAAAAAGAAGAACTTCTTAATCTAAGTCAAGGCAATATTGAGGCTTGTTTAGGGAAAAACTATCAACAAAATGGCTTAAATTCTTCCCTCAGATTACCCCCAGAAAAACTCTTAATGTTAGAGAAAGTGATGATGGTAAATCCTCAAGGAGGAATAGCTGGACTAGGGTTAGCAGTGGGAGCAAAACAGATCACTCCTGAGGACTGGTATTATTCTTGTCATTTTAAAAATGACCCCACTTTACCGGGGAATTTAATGATTGAAGGAAGTATCCAACTGGTGCAATTTTATTGTTTATGGTTAGGGTTACAAACTCACAGGAAAGATGCTCGTTTTCAGGTGATTCCTAATCAAACCCAAGCAGCCCGTTTTCGGGGACAAGTGACTCCCCAACATGGAACTTTAATGTATCAAATGGAGGTGTTAGAAATTGGACTTTCTCCTCAACCTTATCTTCTGGCTAATGTGGATGTTATTTTTGGCGGAAAAACCATTGCTACTATTAAAAATATTGGTGTTCAACTGGTAGAAAAAACAGACACCATTCCCAGTATTTTCCCACCCATTGAGTCAGGAACATTCCCCCATATTTCCCAATTATCAAAACAGTCATCGGTTTTATTTAATGAAAACCAATTAAAAACCTTTGCTAAAGGATCAGTGGCTGCCTGTTTGGGATCAGAATTTGACATTTATGAAAATCGTCAATCGGTTCGTTTACCTAACGGGGAGTTTCAGTTAGTCAGTCGGGTATTAGACATCGAAGGTAAACGTCATGAATTGCAAAAACCATCGGAAATTATTACCGAATTTGATGTCAAAGAAAATGCTTGGTTTTATAAACATAATGCCTATCCCACTTTGCCCTACTGTACTTATATTGAAATTGCCGGTCAACCTTGTATTTTCTTAGGGGTTTATATGGGAGCAACTTTATTATTCCCAGAAGATGATCTTCATTTTCGTAATTTGGATGGACAGGGAACAATTCTCAAAGAAATTGACCTCCGTAATAAAACCATTACGGATAAAGTTCGTCTCCTTTCTACCACCGCTATTCAAGGGGCAATTATTCAAAAGTTTGAGTTTGAGTTATCTTGTGAAGGTGAGCCTTTTTATCGGGGAAATATGGTCTTTGGAGACTTTAGCACAGCCGTGTTAGCGAATCAAGTGGGACTTGATGGTGGAAAACGTCTTAAACCTTGGTATCAACTGAATAATTTATCCGATTTAACCCTACAGGAAATTAATTTACAAGATTCCTTAACTCACCAAAACTTCTATTCAGTAAATCCTGAAAAACCCCACTATCGTCTTTCTCAAAATTATCTTGATTTTATCGAAAAAGTTTTCCTAATTGAAGATGGGGGTAAGTATCAAAAAGGATATATTTATGCCAGCCAATCAATTACTCCCGAAGATTGGTATTTTCCCTTCCATTTCTATCAAGATTCCGTGATGCCTGGTGCCTTAGGCGTTGAGTCTATTCTTCAAGCTATGCAAACTTATGCGCTGCAATTAGACTTAGGCAAATCTTTCAAAAATCCTCGCTTTGGTCAAGCCATTAATCATCAAATCACCTGGAAATATCGAGGACAAATTACACCCGAAAATCGTTTAATGTCTTTAGAAGTGCATATTTCCGATATTCGAGTCGAAGATGATGTAATCACAATTATCGGAGATGCCAGTCTTTGGAAAGAAGACTTAAGAATTTACGAAATTAAAGACATCGCCCTGTGTCTATTAGACAGTGAAGAGTGA